Proteins from one Candidatus Eisenbacteria bacterium genomic window:
- the rpoZ gene encoding DNA-directed RNA polymerase subunit omega yields the protein MARQTCVGCESHTSGGIVLDEKGVLRSSNIPNKYELIVVAAKEARRLNELSRQTGLHPGGKVTNVALEEALKGNVLYRYRAESEELRAETPESVEE from the coding sequence GTGGCACGCCAGACCTGCGTTGGATGCGAATCTCATACATCGGGAGGAATCGTGTTGGACGAAAAGGGCGTGCTTCGGTCGAGCAACATCCCCAACAAGTACGAGTTGATCGTCGTAGCCGCCAAGGAGGCGCGCCGCCTTAACGAGCTGAGCCGCCAGACGGGACTCCATCCGGGCGGCAAGGTGACGAACGTCGCCCTCGAGGAAGCGCTCAAGGGCAATGTGCTCTACCGGTACCGGGCCGAATCGGAGGAGTTGCGGGCGGAGACACCGGAGAGCGTCGAGGAGTAG
- a CDS encoding co-chaperone GroES: MNVKPLADRILVRRLEEQEEKRGGIIIPDTAKEKPQQAKVVAVGPGRITDDGKRVALEVKKGDKILMGKYSGTEVKIDGSEYLIMREEDVLAIVGESK, from the coding sequence ATGAACGTGAAGCCTCTGGCCGATCGCATCCTCGTTCGCCGCCTCGAGGAGCAGGAAGAGAAGCGCGGCGGAATCATCATTCCGGACACCGCGAAAGAGAAGCCGCAGCAGGCGAAAGTGGTGGCAGTGGGTCCCGGCCGCATCACCGATGACGGAAAGCGTGTCGCTCTGGAAGTGAAGAAGGGCGACAAGATCCTCATGGGAAAGTACTCCGGCACCGAGGTCAAGATTGACGGCAGCGAGTATCTGATCATGCGCGAGGAAGATGTCCTCGCCATCGTCGGCGAGTCCAAGTAA
- a CDS encoding Hsp20/alpha crystallin family protein, which yields MTLVRWDQLREIEEMNERLSRAYGRQVLGRPAEGGKEALTVPDWAPAVDIAETPEEFLIKAELPEVKKEDVKVTVENGVLRIEGERRQEKEEKTKKFHRIERAYGSFLRTFVVPDNIDEAKVSAEFKDGVLNVHLPKTEKAKHKAIEVRVG from the coding sequence ATGACCCTCGTACGTTGGGACCAACTCCGGGAGATCGAGGAGATGAATGAGCGGCTAAGCCGCGCCTACGGTCGTCAAGTGCTCGGTCGCCCCGCCGAGGGAGGCAAAGAGGCTCTCACGGTGCCGGATTGGGCGCCAGCCGTGGATATCGCCGAGACACCCGAGGAGTTCTTGATCAAGGCTGAACTGCCGGAGGTCAAGAAAGAGGACGTCAAGGTCACTGTGGAGAATGGCGTGCTCCGAATCGAGGGCGAACGCAGGCAGGAGAAGGAGGAGAAGACCAAGAAGTTCCACCGAATCGAGCGGGCCTACGGCTCCTTCCTGCGCACCTTCGTGGTGCCGGACAACATCGACGAGGCGAAGGTCTCGGCGGAGTTTAAGGACGGCGTGCTGAATGTTCACCTACCTAAAACGGAGAAGGCGAAGCACAAGGCCATCGAGGTCAGGGTGGGGTAG